A window of Microbacterium sp. Root61 genomic DNA:
CGAGGTGCGCGGCAGCGTCCGCGATGCGATGAAGAGTCTGCGCGCCGACCTCGCCGCCGCCTCCCGCGACGAGCGCGCGAGCGCGACGCGCACGTACACACCCCCGCAGGACGACCCGCGAACGCAGAGTCGCGAACAGCTCCACCGGGCGGATGCCGCGATCAACGAGTTCCGCGCCCGCGTGCGCAGCGACCTGCGCACGCATGTCGCGCGCGGCGGGTCGCTGGAGGCCTCGCTCATCGACACGCTCACCACGGCGTTGGACGACGTCGCCGGCGCGCTCACCCGCGGACTGCGGGGCTGACATGGACTCGTCGGGCGACGCGAACGACATGCGCACGGACGCGAGCAAGGGCGGGACCGAGCCTGCACGTCACGCGTCGCCCGACGTACAGGCTCGGCGCGAGGAGCACGATGCGCGCCCACGCCGCACGACAGGACCCATCCGGGTCCTGTGCTGAGGCCGCTGGGCTAGGCCTGGTCCGGCCAGATGTCTTCGTCGTCGGCGACCGGCTCCCCCAGCGGCACGACCAGGATCGGCCGGTGCTGACGGTGCGCGAGCCGGGCGGCGACCGCACCGGTGAAGAACTCGCGGATGGATTCGCCGATTCCCCGCTTGCGGGTGCCGACGACCAGGAGCTTCGCGTCCACCTGCTCCGCAAGGTGCTTGATCGCCAGAGCGGGGTCGCCCACCAGCTGATGGACCGCCCACTGGACGTCGTGCCCGTCGAGGAGCTCCTTCGCCGCCGCGTCGACCTCGGCCAGGTCGCTCTCACCCACGGCCCCGTTGATATCGATGGGTGCCGAGTGGACGTAGCCGTCGGGATCCTCGTAGGTGACGAAGCGTGTCACGTCCACGTGCACCACCAGAAGCGGTGCGTGCAGCAGCCGCGCGTAGCGCGCAGCTTCCTTCAGGACACGGCCGGACTGCCCGGGGATGACACCCACGATGACGGCGCCGTGCATGGCCGCCTCATCGAAAGCGGGATCCTTCGCCGGAATGGCGGATGCCTCTTCGGACATACTCTGTGCAGCCCCTCTCAAATGGGCCACTGGCCGCGGGTGGGCAGAGGCTCCGTGATATCCTGAATGTTACTCTTACCGGCTTGCGGCCGGTTTCGTGAACGTAGCGGGTGACGCAAAGCCCGCGTCGCAGAAATGAGGGGGTCTCGCATGGGGCGTGGCCGTCAGAAGGCGAAACACACCAAGATCGCGCGGGAGCTGAAGTCCTACAGCCCGAGCGTCAATTACTCTGCCCTCGAACGGGAGCTGCACCCTCAGGGGGAAGGCGACCTCTACGTCGACAAGTGGGCCGACGAGCACGAGGACGAGTACGAAGAAGAGAAGGCCTGACGCTCAGGCGGCTGCCTTCGCCGAGGCCCTGCGCGCGCGACGAGCGCGCCACCAGGTCCAGAATCGGTCGAGCTGCCGCTTGAGCCACGCGGCGATCCGTCGCGCCCAGTGGAACTCGGTGCCGAGGATCGCCAGCCCGAGGAACACGATCAACCACCCCGGACCCGGCAGCGGCACCAGGAGCAGTCCGGCGACGCTGAGCAGCCCTCCGAAGACGCCGACGGCGACACGGTAGGCGACATTCAGCCGCGGATGCCGCGACACCCAGTCGCGTACCTGCCGCAGCATGCGCCGGATCGGGCGATCAGGGCGCTCGGCCGCGACGATCTCCGCACGCACGGTGCGTTCGAGGTCATCGGAGAGGTGCTCTCCACCCCATACGGCGGATTGCTCGGCGTTGCTGGGAAGCGGTTCGCGACTCATGCACCGAAGATAACACGATATATCGCGACTATCCTGAGAGTCGGCCGGTCGGGACACACGTCGAGCGTGCGCCTCGACATCCGTCACCAGGCTCCGTGACGGCGCTCCCAGTCGTCCTCGATCGTGTGCGGGCGGGCGATGACGACGCCCGCCGGGATGGCCACGACGATCACGCCGGCCAGGACGATCAGCGGCAGGGTCCAGGCGTCGGTGGCGTCGTGCAGCAGCCCGATCGCGAACGGGAAGACCGCGGCGATGGCATACCCGACGCTCTGCACGAATCCGCTCAGCGCGACAACGGCCTCGTGCGTACGGGCGCGCAGGCCGAGCAGCACGAGGGTCAGCGGGAACAGCAGCGGCGCGATGCCAAGGAGGGCTGCCCAGAGCCACGGTGCTGCCGTCGGGAACCACAGCAGCCCGGCCACGCCGGCGAGGCCGGATACGACAGCCACTCCGAACAGCGGGCGGATGGCGCCGTAGCGGGCGACGAGGCCGGGGATCAGCAGTGAGGCCGGCAAACCCATCGCTGCGAACAGCGACAGGAGCACACCCGCGGTGGCCGGGGTGACCTCGGCGACATCGATGAGGATCGTCGGCAGCCACGCGAAGGACGTGTAGGCGATCGTGGCCGAGACGGAGAAGCCCGCCATGATCGCCCAGGCCAGCGGCAGTCGCCACATGCGTCCGAACATCTGCGGGTTGGCGGTCTCGACATCGACCTTGTCGCCGGCAGAGGCGCGCTCGCGCACGAGCATCGTGATCCAGGGGATCATCGCGGCCGCGGCGAACACCGCCCACATGCCGAGCGAGAAGCGCCATCCGGCGCTGTCGGCCACGGGCACCGCGATCAGCGGCGGCAGGAATGTCGCGACCGCCATAGTGGTCGAGTAGACCGTGGTCATCAGACCGATGCGGTCGGGGAAGTACTTCTTGACCAGGGGCGGGAGCAGGATGTTGCCGACACCGACCGCGGCGAAGATGGTCGCCGTCGCCAGCAGCAGCGTGACGGACGAATCGGCGAGCCCGCGCGCCAGTAGCCCGATCGTGGCGACGGCGGATGCCGCGATCACGAGCCGCTCCAGTCCGAACCGCCGCTCCATCCGCGGGGTGAGGATGCCGAAGATCGCGTAGCAGACCGGCGGCGCCGTGCCGATGAGGCCGATCACCCAGGCCGGCATGGCGAAGTCGACGGCGATGTGGTCGATGACCGGCGAGAGGGATGCCACGGCCACCCGCACAGAGAAGGCGAACAGCACGATCCCGAGCAGCGCGAGAGCCCTGCCGTGCCAGAGCGGGCGGGCGGGGCTGGAGTGCATCATTCCAGCCTAGGTGCCGCCCGCAGCCCGGGCGAACGAAACGGGGGGTCAGGACTCCTGCGAGCCCTCGACCCACGCGAGGTACTCCGCGCTGACGGTGCCGGTGATGTAGCGGCCGTCGAAGCAGCTCATGTCGAGGTCATCGAGGTCGGAGCCTTCGAGGATCGCGGCCTTCAGATCCTCGACCTCCTGGTAGACCAGGAAGTCGGCGCCGAGCTCCGCTGCGATCTCGGGGATCGTCCGGTCGTGCGCGACGAGCTCCTGACGCGACGGCATGTTGATGCCGTACACGTGCGGGTAGCGGACCGGCGGCGCGGCCGAGGCGAACGTCACGGTCTTGGCCCCGGCATCCCGTGCCATCTGGATGATCTCGCGGCTCGTCGTGCCGCGCACGATCGAGTCGTCGATCAGCAGCACGTTCTTGCCCTTGAACTCGCTCGACATCGCATTGAGCTTCTGGCGCACGCTCTTCTTGCGCACGGCCTGCCCGGGCATGATGAACGTCCGGCCGACGTAGCGGTTCTTGTAGAAGCCCTCGCGGTACTCGATGCCGAGCTTGCGGGCGACCTGCATCGCCGCGGGGCGCGAGGAGTCCGGGATCGGCATGACCACGTCGATGGTGTCCACCGGCGTGTGCTTGGCGATGGTGTCGGCGAGGCGCTCGCCCATACGCAGTCGCGACTCGTACACGGCGATGCCGTTCATGACCGAGTCGGGGCGGGCGAGGTAGACGTACTCGAACGAGCACGGCGCCAGGACGGGGTTCGCGGCGCACTGCTTGGTGTGCAGGCGACCCTCGAGGTCGATGAACACGGCCTCACCGGGAAGCACATCGCGGACGACCTCGAAGCCGGCGTTCTCCAGCACGAGGGATTCGGATGCCACGACCCACTCGTAGCCGCCCTCGTCCGCCGGGCGCGTGCCCAGGATGAGGGGGCGGATGCCGAACGGGTCGCGGAACGCGAGGAGACCGTAGCCGGCGATCAGCGCGATAGCGGCGTACGAGCCTTCGACGCGCTCGTGCACACGGGCGACGGCCTGGAAGACCTGTTCGGGATCGAGCTCGAGCCCGGCGATCTCGGACTGCAGCTCGCTGCCGAGCACGTTGACCAGCAGCTCCGTGTCGGAGGTGGTGTTCAGGTGGCGGCGGTCGGTGTGGAACAGCTCGCTGGTCAGCTCACGCGTGTTGGTGAGGTTGCCGTTGTGCACCAGCACGATGCCGTAGGGCGCGTTCACGTAGAAGGGCTGCGCCTCTTCCTCGTTGGCC
This region includes:
- a CDS encoding universal stress protein; this encodes MSEEASAIPAKDPAFDEAAMHGAVIVGVIPGQSGRVLKEAARYARLLHAPLLVVHVDVTRFVTYEDPDGYVHSAPIDINGAVGESDLAEVDAAAKELLDGHDVQWAVHQLVGDPALAIKHLAEQVDAKLLVVGTRKRGIGESIREFFTGAVAARLAHRQHRPILVVPLGEPVADDEDIWPDQA
- a CDS encoding DUF3073 domain-containing protein; translation: MGRGRQKAKHTKIARELKSYSPSVNYSALERELHPQGEGDLYVDKWADEHEDEYEEEKA
- a CDS encoding TIGR02611 family protein, with translation MSREPLPSNAEQSAVWGGEHLSDDLERTVRAEIVAAERPDRPIRRMLRQVRDWVSRHPRLNVAYRVAVGVFGGLLSVAGLLLVPLPGPGWLIVFLGLAILGTEFHWARRIAAWLKRQLDRFWTWWRARRARRASAKAAA
- a CDS encoding MFS transporter — encoded protein: MHSSPARPLWHGRALALLGIVLFAFSVRVAVASLSPVIDHIAVDFAMPAWVIGLIGTAPPVCYAIFGILTPRMERRFGLERLVIAASAVATIGLLARGLADSSVTLLLATATIFAAVGVGNILLPPLVKKYFPDRIGLMTTVYSTTMAVATFLPPLIAVPVADSAGWRFSLGMWAVFAAAAMIPWITMLVRERASAGDKVDVETANPQMFGRMWRLPLAWAIMAGFSVSATIAYTSFAWLPTILIDVAEVTPATAGVLLSLFAAMGLPASLLIPGLVARYGAIRPLFGVAVVSGLAGVAGLLWFPTAAPWLWAALLGIAPLLFPLTLVLLGLRARTHEAVVALSGFVQSVGYAIAAVFPFAIGLLHDATDAWTLPLIVLAGVIVVAIPAGVVIARPHTIEDDWERRHGAW
- the purF gene encoding amidophosphoribosyltransferase, which encodes MCGIVGMVGRGPVNQEIYDALLLLQHRGQDSTGIATAEANGVFHIAKAKGQVREAFRTRDMRALLGEIGLGHVRYATQGTAANEEEAQPFYVNAPYGIVLVHNGNLTNTRELTSELFHTDRRHLNTTSDTELLVNVLGSELQSEIAGLELDPEQVFQAVARVHERVEGSYAAIALIAGYGLLAFRDPFGIRPLILGTRPADEGGYEWVVASESLVLENAGFEVVRDVLPGEAVFIDLEGRLHTKQCAANPVLAPCSFEYVYLARPDSVMNGIAVYESRLRMGERLADTIAKHTPVDTIDVVMPIPDSSRPAAMQVARKLGIEYREGFYKNRYVGRTFIMPGQAVRKKSVRQKLNAMSSEFKGKNVLLIDDSIVRGTTSREIIQMARDAGAKTVTFASAAPPVRYPHVYGINMPSRQELVAHDRTIPEIAAELGADFLVYQEVEDLKAAILEGSDLDDLDMSCFDGRYITGTVSAEYLAWVEGSQES